One stretch of uncultured Cohaesibacter sp. DNA includes these proteins:
- a CDS encoding FadR/GntR family transcriptional regulator, giving the protein MRQSLTDEVTASIMEQINSGQITAGEKLPTGAQLAAEYGVSLTVIREAISRLQSEGLVMSRQGAGVFVSKSTVRRPFRINAGDDRMSIAKIFELRTGAEIEAAGLAALRHTKRDLNAIARSLKNMEGAIATGTDAVTEDLEFHRAIASATKNTLFCDFVEFLEGHIRGAIETSRSVSTDTEVVLALEEHKQIFEAISNGDAAAAQQAMKLHMLNCLERCRECD; this is encoded by the coding sequence ATGCGGCAAAGCCTGACCGACGAGGTCACTGCGTCGATTATGGAACAAATCAATTCCGGACAAATCACGGCCGGTGAAAAACTCCCTACTGGTGCCCAACTTGCAGCGGAGTACGGGGTGAGCTTGACGGTTATTCGAGAGGCTATCTCACGTCTACAATCCGAGGGATTGGTCATGTCCCGACAAGGCGCAGGCGTATTCGTTTCAAAATCGACTGTTCGACGCCCCTTTCGCATCAATGCGGGAGATGATCGCATGTCGATTGCGAAGATTTTCGAACTCCGTACGGGGGCCGAGATCGAAGCGGCCGGATTGGCGGCCCTGCGTCATACCAAACGGGATCTGAACGCTATTGCCCGCAGCCTGAAAAATATGGAAGGAGCGATCGCGACAGGAACGGATGCAGTCACTGAGGATCTGGAATTTCACCGAGCAATTGCCAGCGCGACCAAGAACACCCTCTTCTGCGATTTTGTTGAATTCCTGGAAGGACACATCAGAGGTGCGATCGAGACTTCGCGCAGCGTGAGCACTGACACTGAGGTCGTTCTCGCCCTTGAAGAACACAAACAGATTTTCGAGGCAATTTCGAACGGCGACGCAGCTGCGGCCCAACAGGCAATGAAGTTACACATGCTCAATTGTCTTGAACGCTGTCGAGAGTGCGACTAG
- a CDS encoding TAXI family TRAP transporter solute-binding subunit: protein MKHLAYLAGASALALISSVSAFAGETIHIQAEEPGSSVYIYAGLFDSVIEKATDLNVEIIPRGGSVANTALTSAGKTEFAFANNLPLKWGLEGILEFEGKPQLNNRLVLSGMQQTYLQTIAATDYVKKTGNTDVRSALTGDDAATVLVEPAGSLNPVVLDIFFKNAGTSLEDMRAKRKVAQVPSSQMGQRVQDGFANAYFGNGTIGNPDVAEVMLTEDMTFLKWNQEDLDGLAPYGFVPSAMPANSYEGQTEEVILPISLNDFIANKDVPDDIVYKVTKAIIENIETLSEANKGFASWDPEEYIQPKYQVIPLHPGAERYYRERGWLK, encoded by the coding sequence ATGAAACATCTGGCGTATCTGGCTGGAGCGAGCGCTTTGGCCCTCATCAGCAGCGTGTCGGCTTTTGCCGGAGAAACAATCCATATTCAGGCAGAAGAGCCGGGTAGTAGCGTCTATATCTACGCGGGTCTGTTTGACTCGGTGATTGAAAAGGCAACGGATCTGAATGTCGAAATCATCCCGCGCGGAGGATCAGTTGCCAACACCGCTTTGACGAGTGCTGGCAAGACGGAGTTTGCGTTTGCAAACAACCTGCCGCTTAAATGGGGACTGGAAGGCATTCTCGAGTTTGAAGGAAAACCTCAGCTAAATAACCGCCTCGTCCTGAGCGGAATGCAGCAAACCTACCTTCAGACAATTGCGGCAACCGACTATGTCAAAAAGACCGGCAATACTGATGTTCGCAGCGCCTTGACTGGCGATGATGCCGCGACTGTCCTTGTCGAACCAGCTGGCAGCCTCAACCCCGTTGTGCTGGACATTTTCTTCAAGAATGCAGGTACCAGCCTTGAAGACATGCGAGCGAAACGGAAAGTGGCGCAGGTGCCTTCTTCCCAAATGGGACAGCGTGTTCAGGACGGTTTTGCAAATGCCTATTTTGGCAATGGCACTATCGGCAACCCCGATGTCGCTGAAGTCATGTTGACTGAGGACATGACTTTCCTGAAGTGGAATCAGGAAGATCTCGACGGTTTGGCTCCCTACGGTTTTGTGCCGAGTGCAATGCCAGCCAACTCCTATGAAGGCCAGACCGAAGAAGTCATCCTGCCGATCTCGCTGAATGACTTCATCGCGAACAAAGATGTGCCTGATGACATTGTCTATAAGGTGACCAAAGCCATCATCGAAAATATCGAGACCCTGTCGGAAGCCAACAAGGGGTTCGCCTCCTGGGATCCAGAGGAATATATCCAGCCGAAGTATCAGGTCATCCCGCTGCATCCAGGGGCGGAACGGTACTATCGCGAGCGGGGATGGCTGAAGTAA
- a CDS encoding TRAP transporter fused permease subunit: MTLAPVRKIAAIALATFYIVIAFANFFAPFLPMAVIPFHVYMTVAVVLLVSPLSENGPFSEKLAFVVDIVLVVVCLLLAAHYWNDSLRLQTRMQYVDDVFLRDLVALFAGLVVLLEAVRRQVGWSLLSVVCVFLAYGFFGEHLPSVLSFSGFSLDELAEILSLQTVGIFDVPAQVGLDIIVFFVVFGSVFSMTGGGSVFMDIAFRLVGNFNGGAAKSAIVGSAMFGTVSGSAVANVTTTGVLTIPLMTRSGMKADQAAATEAVSSTGGQLMPPIMGTSAFVMAQILGLPYSEIAMAGLIPAICFYFALFMNIDLMARKSGLARVTDVQTEPLMPRLHLLASPVALTILLFMGYSAKFSAVLAIAVALLAPMLRSNTRFSLRDLINIVPSSGIQAARIAVSCTAVGIVMGVAVQSSLVLRFVSFLSLAGGDYLYLSLAMVIIGCLIMGMGMPTVAAYIVGAVLFVPAMTSLGMTPLAAHFFIFYFCVLSMVTPPVALASYAAAGLAKSNVLKTSGTAFGYGLVMFILPFGFVADNAVLWRGSYLGIGIAACGMLLAAFFWAVFLQSWLFKKLSIVERVMFGILSFSIIIVPSHNLVWWGIVAAGVAMCVWCFLSASNKEGNPAINQKSA, encoded by the coding sequence ATGACTCTCGCGCCTGTTCGAAAAATTGCCGCAATTGCCCTCGCGACATTCTATATCGTAATCGCTTTTGCCAACTTCTTTGCCCCTTTTCTGCCCATGGCAGTGATCCCATTTCATGTTTATATGACGGTGGCCGTTGTTCTGTTGGTGTCTCCTCTCTCCGAGAATGGTCCATTTTCGGAAAAATTGGCGTTTGTCGTGGACATTGTCCTCGTGGTGGTCTGTCTGCTTCTAGCGGCTCACTATTGGAACGACTCCCTTCGTCTGCAGACCCGAATGCAATATGTGGACGACGTCTTTCTTAGGGATCTCGTCGCCTTATTCGCGGGTCTTGTGGTCTTGCTCGAGGCCGTTCGCCGTCAGGTTGGCTGGTCGTTGTTATCCGTTGTTTGCGTATTTCTGGCCTATGGTTTCTTTGGCGAACACCTGCCGTCTGTTCTTTCCTTTTCCGGTTTTTCCCTCGACGAACTGGCGGAAATCCTTTCGCTGCAGACCGTTGGTATTTTCGATGTTCCGGCACAGGTCGGACTCGATATCATCGTATTTTTCGTTGTGTTTGGTTCCGTTTTTTCCATGACAGGTGGTGGCAGCGTCTTCATGGACATTGCCTTCCGTCTGGTCGGGAACTTCAATGGCGGGGCGGCAAAATCAGCGATTGTGGGTAGCGCGATGTTCGGCACAGTCAGCGGGTCTGCTGTTGCAAACGTGACGACGACCGGCGTGTTGACCATTCCCCTGATGACGCGCAGTGGCATGAAGGCAGACCAGGCTGCTGCGACTGAAGCGGTCAGTTCGACCGGCGGTCAGCTGATGCCTCCAATCATGGGCACATCCGCGTTCGTGATGGCGCAAATTCTGGGTCTTCCCTATTCGGAAATCGCGATGGCCGGGCTCATACCCGCAATTTGCTTCTACTTTGCGCTGTTCATGAATATTGACCTCATGGCCCGCAAGTCTGGATTGGCACGCGTAACCGACGTCCAGACAGAGCCACTGATGCCAAGACTCCATCTTCTGGCGAGCCCGGTTGCTCTCACTATTCTGTTGTTCATGGGTTATTCCGCGAAGTTTTCCGCAGTCCTTGCCATTGCCGTCGCACTTCTGGCGCCGATGCTTCGCAGTAACACCCGCTTTTCACTTAGAGATCTGATCAATATTGTTCCCAGCTCCGGAATTCAGGCCGCGAGAATTGCGGTTTCTTGTACCGCTGTTGGCATCGTGATGGGTGTGGCGGTTCAGTCGAGCCTGGTACTCAGGTTTGTTTCCTTCCTGTCTCTTGCCGGTGGCGACTATCTGTATCTGTCTCTGGCCATGGTCATTATCGGCTGCCTGATCATGGGGATGGGGATGCCGACTGTTGCTGCCTATATCGTCGGCGCGGTGCTCTTCGTACCTGCCATGACAAGTCTTGGCATGACGCCACTGGCCGCGCACTTCTTCATCTTCTACTTCTGTGTTCTGTCGATGGTGACACCACCGGTCGCACTAGCGTCCTACGCGGCAGCGGGACTTGCCAAAAGCAATGTCCTGAAGACCAGTGGCACGGCGTTTGGCTACGGTCTGGTGATGTTTATCCTGCCGTTCGGGTTCGTGGCTGACAACGCGGTGCTGTGGCGCGGATCCTACCTAGGCATCGGTATTGCAGCGTGTGGCATGCTTCTCGCCGCGTTCTTCTGGGCCGTTTTCCTGCAGTCATGGCTGTTCAAGAAACTTAGCATCGTGGAACGGGTCATGTTCGGCATCCTGTCCTTCTCGATCATCATTGTGCCCAGTCACAATCTTGTCTGGTGGGGAATTGTTGCCGCAGGGGTCGCCATGTGCGTGTGGTGTTTCCTTTCGGCATCGAACAAAGAGGGCAATCCGGCCATCAATCAGAAAAGCGCCTGA